A stretch of Chitinophaga caeni DNA encodes these proteins:
- a CDS encoding MerR family transcriptional regulator → MTHQQLDLFSANEPAKQGKKPEDGVAKQEIGMNVDLDKQETNVNTTITVIEPHKGKKRGRKSLKELADDPHVIQEIERMQLDKQYYSISEVASMFRVNSSLIRYWENEFDVLQPKKNRKGDRLFRQDDIQHLKLIYHLLRERKYTIEGAKQKLKEDKKIAARNFEMVQALQKVRSFLTELKEQL, encoded by the coding sequence ATGACGCATCAGCAACTTGATTTGTTTTCTGCAAATGAACCTGCTAAACAGGGTAAAAAACCGGAAGATGGAGTGGCGAAGCAAGAAATTGGAATGAACGTGGATTTGGATAAGCAGGAAACTAACGTGAATACGACAATCACGGTAATTGAACCCCATAAAGGCAAAAAAAGAGGCCGGAAATCATTGAAAGAGCTGGCGGATGATCCGCATGTGATCCAGGAAATTGAAAGGATGCAGCTCGATAAACAATATTATTCTATCTCTGAAGTTGCATCAATGTTCCGTGTCAATAGCTCATTGATCCGGTATTGGGAAAATGAATTCGATGTTTTACAACCTAAGAAAAACCGGAAGGGCGACAGGTTATTCAGGCAAGATGACATTCAACATCTCAAACTGATCTATCACCTCCTCAGGGAAAGAAAATATACGATCGAAGGCGCTAAGCAAAAATTAAAAGAAGATAAAAAAATTGCCGCGCGTAACTTTGAAATGGTACAAGCCTTACAGAAAGTACGCTCATTTTTAACGGAATTAAAGGAACAATTATAA
- a CDS encoding amidohydrolase family protein, with the protein MKILGEDIFDGTRFLGDNQVLITDSEGVVKALVPLSEAGEDVFKVNGILCPGFVNTHCHLELSHMEGLVPKGTGLPKFLQTVMEQRQFDLDTIMSAMRRAEQSMAKAGIVAVGDISNNPVSVDVKKNSRLYFHTFVESMGFVDASAQARYDYASGVVKDFSEAGLPVSMAPHAPYSVSATLFQLIANRSERLLTIHNQESQAENDLYLDKSGAFLDFYQHFNIPIDSFVASGKRSLESYLRYFEHKNLLLVHNTFTSGEDVLFARQSLLNLYWCLCINANLYIESALPPVELLRKNNCTITLGTDSLASNDQLSIWAEILNLRKHFPAIPLAEILQWATINGAKALGIEQQFGSFEVGKRPGVISISEHIQRII; encoded by the coding sequence ATGAAGATTTTAGGCGAAGATATTTTTGATGGAACTAGGTTTCTGGGTGATAACCAGGTACTTATAACAGACTCCGAAGGAGTTGTAAAGGCGCTTGTACCATTATCAGAAGCAGGGGAAGATGTTTTTAAGGTCAATGGCATCCTATGCCCGGGTTTTGTAAATACCCATTGTCATTTGGAATTATCCCATATGGAGGGCCTGGTTCCTAAAGGTACCGGCTTACCGAAGTTTTTGCAAACGGTTATGGAGCAGCGGCAGTTTGACCTGGATACAATTATGTCAGCAATGCGGCGGGCAGAACAATCTATGGCTAAGGCCGGTATCGTAGCCGTGGGCGATATTTCTAATAATCCTGTTTCCGTCGACGTCAAGAAAAACTCCCGGCTATATTTTCACACCTTCGTTGAATCTATGGGATTCGTGGATGCTTCTGCGCAAGCAAGGTATGATTATGCTAGCGGGGTGGTTAAGGATTTCAGCGAGGCAGGCTTGCCGGTATCCATGGCGCCCCATGCCCCTTATTCTGTATCTGCAACGCTTTTTCAGTTAATCGCGAACCGTTCCGAGCGCCTGTTAACGATTCACAACCAGGAGTCGCAAGCTGAGAATGACCTTTACCTGGATAAATCCGGCGCTTTCTTAGACTTTTACCAGCATTTTAATATCCCGATAGATTCATTCGTTGCCAGTGGAAAGCGGAGCTTAGAAAGTTATTTGCGTTATTTTGAGCATAAAAATTTGTTATTAGTCCATAATACTTTTACATCCGGGGAAGACGTACTATTTGCCCGGCAATCGTTATTGAACTTGTATTGGTGCCTCTGTATAAATGCTAATCTTTATATAGAAAGCGCTTTACCCCCCGTTGAACTGTTGAGGAAAAATAATTGTACTATCACTTTAGGAACAGATAGCCTGGCCTCGAACGACCAGCTCTCGATCTGGGCAGAAATATTGAACTTGCGCAAGCATTTCCCAGCTATACCATTAGCCGAAATATTACAATGGGCAACGATTAATGGAGCCAAGGCATTGGGAATCGAGCAACAATTCGGTAGTTTCGAAGTGGGGAAACGCCCCGGTGTTATTTCCATTTCGGAACATATTCAAAGGATTATTTAA
- a CDS encoding DUF5686 and carboxypeptidase-like regulatory domain-containing protein, which yields MIAWIRFIALIICLTSFLPLHAQQYKISGSVKDAHTQEFIPFATLQFVGTNVGMVTDADGKFLFELNSIPSDSLLVRVMGYERTVLFVDKKLKEQELNFEISRSDMSLKQFEVTANVNFALILLKNIIRHKPENNYNRLESYKYELYNKMELDLQNLNKEKLSKNRFTKPFAFILNNIDSTSEEKPFLPVFITETVSDYFFQKTPHKTKELIKASRSSGLDNESVLKFLGGMYQNINVYDNFIPVFDKEFVSPISNSGAMYYKYRITDTQYVAHKRLIKMNFEPRRRGENAFIGEFWVVDSLFAIQKMTMAVPKDANINFVKKISLVQEFKPLQSDTTMWFLAKDKFVVDFATPSPNPTKTIQFVGRKTTTYENVLVNDTAVTNIFGDKRYPQNITMLEGARDVNDTAWSLLRHEKLSHNEQGIYQMVDTLQKMPLFQKYSNTIRFLATGYKPFGPIEWGPYYYVFSRNNLEGFRLRLDLGTTPQFHKDLYLYGYLAYGFSDQKFKGKLSALWLLKRHPRMYLYGSYVSDLDNGSSYYDEVGTDNIFTLAIRKGGVPQKFLMVKEKRFEFYKEYFSGFSHHLSVIQKKYRPFLPLPGINNFPTNGSTEALNNFEVGVKLRYAFQEEFLEGNYYRLSMGSKYPIVELKYALGVKGLMQSSYQYHKLALTVSDYVKIAPLGTLYYNVFGGKVFGTLPYMLLEVHPGNEIYYYNKYAFNMMNRFEFISDKYAGFNIEHTIGSGIFNYIPFIRKFKLRQFWTAKGLIGGLSEENRALNLTKGYPFRTLERSPYLEVGTGIENIFKFIRIDFIWRLKPDPLPNVSYDKKFGVFGSFKLQF from the coding sequence ATGATAGCCTGGATTAGATTTATAGCACTTATCATTTGTTTAACCAGCTTTTTACCACTCCATGCTCAACAGTACAAGATTAGCGGTTCGGTAAAGGATGCGCATACCCAGGAATTCATCCCATTTGCAACTTTACAGTTTGTTGGAACCAATGTAGGGATGGTGACAGATGCCGATGGTAAATTCCTGTTTGAATTGAATAGCATTCCTTCGGATTCGTTATTAGTTAGGGTAATGGGTTACGAAAGAACGGTTTTATTCGTCGATAAGAAATTAAAGGAACAAGAGCTGAACTTCGAAATCAGTAGGTCGGATATGTCGTTAAAACAATTCGAGGTTACTGCCAATGTGAATTTCGCCCTCATCTTGTTGAAAAATATTATCCGCCATAAACCGGAAAATAATTATAATAGGCTGGAGAGTTATAAATATGAACTTTATAACAAGATGGAGCTGGACTTGCAAAACCTAAACAAGGAAAAACTTTCCAAGAACAGGTTTACAAAGCCCTTCGCTTTCATCTTGAACAACATCGACAGTACTTCTGAAGAAAAGCCCTTCTTGCCCGTATTTATCACGGAAACCGTTTCGGATTATTTCTTCCAGAAAACGCCCCACAAAACAAAAGAGCTCATAAAGGCTTCCCGGTCTTCCGGCCTCGACAATGAAAGCGTATTGAAATTCCTCGGCGGGATGTACCAGAATATTAATGTTTATGACAACTTCATACCCGTCTTTGATAAAGAATTTGTAAGCCCCATTAGCAATAGTGGCGCGATGTATTATAAATACCGCATTACAGATACCCAGTACGTTGCCCATAAACGCCTCATCAAGATGAACTTTGAACCGCGCCGACGTGGTGAGAACGCTTTCATCGGGGAGTTCTGGGTTGTAGATTCCCTTTTCGCCATCCAAAAAATGACGATGGCCGTGCCGAAAGACGCCAATATCAACTTCGTGAAAAAAATCAGCCTCGTGCAAGAATTTAAACCCTTGCAAAGTGATACCACCATGTGGTTTCTCGCCAAGGATAAATTCGTAGTTGACTTTGCCACGCCTAGCCCGAACCCAACTAAAACCATCCAGTTCGTTGGAAGGAAAACCACCACTTACGAAAACGTACTTGTCAACGATACCGCTGTAACCAATATTTTCGGTGACAAGCGGTACCCTCAAAACATTACGATGCTGGAAGGGGCGAGGGATGTAAATGATACCGCTTGGTCTTTATTGAGGCATGAAAAGCTTAGCCATAACGAACAAGGCATTTACCAAATGGTAGATACCTTGCAAAAAATGCCGCTTTTTCAAAAATACTCTAATACTATCAGGTTCCTGGCTACCGGGTATAAGCCTTTCGGGCCAATTGAATGGGGACCTTATTATTATGTTTTCAGTCGTAATAACCTGGAAGGTTTCCGCCTGCGGTTAGATCTTGGAACTACCCCGCAATTTCATAAGGACCTTTACTTGTACGGCTATTTAGCTTACGGCTTCAGTGATCAGAAATTTAAAGGGAAGCTTTCCGCTCTTTGGTTGTTGAAACGTCACCCGAGGATGTATCTCTACGGGTCATACGTTAGCGACCTGGATAACGGTTCCAGTTATTATGACGAAGTGGGAACGGATAATATCTTTACCCTTGCCATCCGCAAAGGTGGCGTTCCACAAAAATTCTTGATGGTGAAAGAAAAACGCTTCGAGTTTTACAAGGAATATTTTAGCGGCTTTTCTCACCACTTATCAGTAATTCAAAAGAAATACAGGCCTTTCTTACCGTTGCCGGGTATCAACAATTTTCCGACAAACGGCTCCACCGAAGCCTTGAACAACTTCGAAGTAGGCGTAAAACTTCGCTATGCTTTCCAGGAAGAGTTTTTGGAAGGAAACTACTACCGCTTGAGCATGGGCAGCAAATACCCGATCGTAGAGTTGAAATATGCACTCGGTGTAAAAGGCTTAATGCAAAGTAGTTACCAATACCATAAGCTGGCATTAACAGTTAGCGACTATGTTAAGATTGCTCCCCTGGGCACGCTTTATTACAATGTGTTCGGCGGCAAGGTGTTTGGAACATTGCCTTACATGTTGTTGGAAGTACATCCCGGTAATGAAATTTATTATTACAATAAGTACGCGTTTAACATGATGAACCGTTTCGAGTTTATCAGTGATAAATATGCAGGTTTTAATATCGAACATACCATCGGTAGCGGTATATTCAATTATATACCGTTTATCCGCAAGTTTAAACTCCGTCAATTTTGGACGGCGAAAGGCTTAATAGGCGGACTTTCTGAAGAAAACAGGGCATTGAATCTTACCAAGGGTTACCCTTTCCGCACCTTGGAACGTTCGCCTTACCTCGAAGTTGGAACAGGTATTGAAAATATCTTCAAATTTATCAGGATCGATTTTATTTGGAGACTGAAACCTGATCCTTTACCGAATGTATCTTATGATAAAAAATTCGGTGTGTTCGGAAGTTTCAAATTACAATTCTAA
- a CDS encoding thioredoxin domain-containing protein: MWIKSILLGGCLLLSTFAFAQNGAMKGKIDTKTIINDANHAWFYAGVNKYQPNATMVNYIKTNNDKFKILVVTGLEDEKSKALLPAFYKTMIMASYPEENISIYAADNKMQTGDDKVQSYKIKKLPTFILLKGEKEVGRINGDIHQSMEGDLAAMMLKAIKKEKGDE; encoded by the coding sequence ATGTGGATTAAATCAATTCTCTTAGGCGGATGCTTGCTGCTTTCCACTTTTGCCTTCGCACAAAACGGTGCAATGAAAGGTAAAATTGATACTAAGACTATCATCAACGATGCCAACCACGCCTGGTTTTATGCGGGAGTCAATAAATACCAACCGAATGCTACCATGGTCAATTATATCAAAACAAATAACGATAAATTTAAAATATTGGTCGTTACCGGCTTAGAGGATGAAAAAAGTAAAGCTTTATTACCGGCTTTCTACAAAACCATGATCATGGCCAGCTACCCCGAAGAAAATATCAGCATCTATGCTGCTGATAATAAAATGCAAACCGGCGATGATAAGGTACAATCCTACAAAATTAAAAAACTGCCAACCTTCATCTTGTTAAAAGGCGAAAAAGAAGTAGGTCGTATCAATGGTGATATTCACCAATCCATGGAAGGCGACTTGGCTGCCATGATGCTTAAAGCGATAAAAAAAGAGAAAGGGGACGAATAA
- a CDS encoding M23 family metallopeptidase, with amino-acid sequence MKKVKYFYNTQTLKYEKLVVSLRVKLLRILGFLSAAIVTGIIFLSVAYRFLDSPNEKNLRREVEQMKEQYTALRGRLNDVKQDLAELQHRDNEIYRVIFEASPIVDSTRAGKPLEGEELDLLETLPSGELIASIAKTLHEVRNRIKTQENSYEEIDDLVKNKQKMLASIPAIQPVSNRDLRRIASGFSYRIDPIYKTVKFHSGLDFAAPTGTPIYATGDGKVELASMSNVGYGNHVVINHGYGYKTLYGHMVRMKVRAGQRVKRGDVIGWVGSTGKSTGPHCHYEVIKNGEKVDPVYFFFNDLTPEQFDKMLKIARSNNQSLD; translated from the coding sequence ATGAAGAAGGTAAAATATTTCTATAATACGCAAACTCTTAAATATGAAAAACTAGTAGTCTCGCTCCGCGTGAAATTATTGCGTATTCTCGGTTTCCTCTCGGCGGCAATTGTTACCGGGATCATATTCTTATCCGTGGCTTACCGTTTCCTGGATTCCCCCAATGAAAAAAATCTCCGACGTGAAGTAGAACAGATGAAAGAGCAGTATACCGCTCTACGGGGCCGCCTCAATGATGTGAAGCAAGATTTGGCCGAACTACAACACCGTGACAATGAAATTTACCGCGTCATCTTCGAAGCCAGCCCCATCGTAGATAGTACCCGCGCCGGTAAACCCTTGGAAGGTGAAGAGCTGGATTTGCTCGAAACATTGCCTAGCGGCGAACTGATAGCTTCCATTGCCAAAACATTGCATGAAGTTAGGAACCGGATTAAGACCCAGGAAAATTCTTATGAAGAGATCGACGACTTGGTTAAGAATAAACAAAAAATGTTGGCTTCTATACCTGCTATCCAACCTGTTTCTAACCGCGATCTTAGGCGGATAGCATCCGGTTTCTCATACCGCATCGACCCCATATATAAAACTGTTAAATTCCATAGTGGCCTTGATTTTGCGGCACCAACGGGAACACCTATATACGCTACCGGGGATGGTAAAGTTGAGTTGGCCAGCATGAGTAATGTTGGATATGGCAACCATGTTGTCATCAACCATGGATATGGTTATAAAACGCTTTACGGCCACATGGTAAGAATGAAAGTCAGGGCCGGTCAACGCGTGAAACGCGGGGATGTGATTGGCTGGGTGGGCAGCACCGGTAAATCTACAGGGCCGCACTGTCACTACGAAGTGATCAAAAACGGGGAAAAAGTTGATCCCGTCTACTTCTTCTTTAACGATCTTACACCGGAACAGTTTGATAAGATGTTAAAAATAGCCCGCTCCAATAACCAATCTCTCGATTAA
- the alaS gene encoding alanine--tRNA ligase yields the protein MTASEIRKQFLEFFQSKGHQVVPSAPIVLKNDPTLLFTNAGMNQFKDYFLGNKVPQYKRVTDTQKCLRVSGKHNDLEEVGIDTYHHTMFEMLGNWSFGDYFKKEAIAWSWELLTEVYKIPGDRLYVTIFEGDAAEKLDKDQEAFDYWKQHIDEKRILMGNKKDNFWEMGETGPCGPCSEIHVDCRTDAERAAVDGASLVNKDHPQVIEIWNNVFMQFNRMKDKSLQPLPAKHVDTGMGLERLVRVLQGKQSNYDTDLFQTLIKAAEKYCHKKYGQAEKTDIAFRVIADHIRAICFTIADGQLPSNTGAGYVVRRILRRAVRYYFSFLDVKEPLLHELVPVLAKQFEEVFPELFEQADFVKKVVYEEENSFLRTLESGIRRMEEVMANTTDKIIEGRTAFELYDTFGFPYDLTTLIATENGLKVDELGFEAALKEQKDRSRAATELDMGDWQVLQDAGSSFIGYEQLTSPAQVTKYRTIKAKGKEQYQVVLNHTPFYAESGGQVGDTGVLHFEGEDIYVTDTKKENDLIVHFVNKLPQAIEGELIAEVDAGKRKSTAMHHSATHLLHAALRQVLGTHVAQKGSLVHAEGLRFDFSHFAKVTDEELAQIEAIVNEKIRENIPVVITEMPKDEALKLGAMALFGEKYGDFVRVVVMDHNYSVELCGGTHVGHTGELGMFKFTGESAVAAGVRRVEAVTGEVAEHYINSQLQHVKDVKILLKNPKDLVKTVEQLVADKAKLEKELAVLEQQQLQQVAASLVNKAIPVNGVNFLGANIDVNSGDALKQVAFSLKPLLENYLVVLTATVGNKAQVAILIDEKVSESKQLEANKIIKEHISSLIKGGGGGQKTLATAGGQDSSQLDAVIEKVKSLL from the coding sequence ATGACAGCATCCGAGATAAGGAAACAGTTTTTGGAATTCTTCCAATCTAAAGGTCACCAGGTTGTGCCTTCCGCACCGATCGTCCTGAAAAATGATCCCACTTTGTTGTTTACCAACGCGGGGATGAACCAATTCAAGGATTATTTCCTGGGCAACAAGGTACCGCAATATAAAAGGGTCACAGATACTCAAAAATGTTTGCGTGTAAGCGGTAAACATAATGATCTTGAAGAAGTTGGTATCGATACATACCACCATACCATGTTCGAAATGCTCGGCAACTGGAGCTTCGGGGATTATTTCAAGAAGGAAGCCATCGCCTGGTCTTGGGAGCTGTTGACCGAAGTTTACAAAATACCTGGGGATCGCCTTTACGTGACTATTTTCGAAGGAGATGCTGCTGAAAAATTGGATAAAGATCAAGAGGCTTTCGATTATTGGAAGCAACATATAGATGAGAAGCGCATCCTGATGGGCAATAAGAAGGATAACTTCTGGGAAATGGGAGAAACAGGTCCCTGCGGTCCTTGCTCGGAAATTCATGTGGATTGCCGCACCGATGCAGAACGTGCCGCTGTTGATGGAGCCAGCTTGGTGAATAAAGATCACCCGCAAGTCATAGAAATCTGGAATAACGTATTCATGCAATTTAACCGCATGAAAGATAAAAGCCTGCAACCACTTCCCGCGAAACATGTAGATACAGGTATGGGGCTCGAACGCCTGGTACGCGTACTACAAGGAAAGCAGTCGAACTACGATACGGATCTGTTCCAAACCTTGATCAAGGCAGCAGAGAAGTATTGTCATAAAAAATATGGACAAGCCGAGAAAACAGATATCGCGTTCCGCGTAATTGCCGACCATATCCGCGCGATCTGTTTTACCATCGCTGATGGGCAATTGCCTTCAAATACCGGTGCCGGCTACGTTGTAAGGAGGATTTTACGTAGGGCGGTAAGATATTATTTCTCTTTCCTGGATGTAAAAGAACCCCTGTTACATGAATTGGTGCCCGTGTTGGCCAAGCAATTCGAAGAGGTATTCCCCGAATTATTTGAACAGGCAGACTTTGTGAAAAAAGTAGTCTATGAAGAAGAAAACAGCTTCTTAAGAACCTTGGAAAGCGGTATCCGCAGGATGGAAGAGGTAATGGCTAATACGACCGATAAAATAATTGAAGGAAGAACCGCTTTTGAACTTTACGATACTTTCGGTTTCCCGTATGATTTGACGACGCTCATCGCCACGGAGAATGGTTTGAAGGTTGATGAATTAGGCTTTGAAGCGGCATTGAAAGAACAAAAGGACCGCTCGCGTGCCGCCACGGAATTGGATATGGGCGATTGGCAAGTACTACAAGATGCGGGTTCTAGTTTTATCGGCTACGAACAACTGACCAGCCCTGCCCAAGTTACCAAGTACCGCACCATCAAAGCAAAAGGTAAGGAGCAGTACCAAGTGGTACTTAACCATACCCCATTTTATGCTGAAAGTGGTGGGCAGGTTGGCGATACCGGCGTATTACATTTTGAAGGAGAAGATATTTACGTAACGGATACCAAGAAAGAAAATGACCTGATCGTTCATTTTGTAAATAAATTACCCCAAGCTATTGAAGGGGAACTGATCGCTGAAGTGGATGCCGGGAAGCGTAAAAGCACGGCAATGCATCACTCCGCGACACATCTGTTGCATGCCGCACTCAGGCAGGTTTTGGGTACGCATGTTGCTCAAAAAGGTTCGTTGGTACATGCTGAAGGACTCCGGTTCGACTTTTCACATTTCGCGAAAGTAACAGATGAAGAATTGGCGCAAATTGAGGCCATTGTAAATGAAAAGATACGCGAAAACATACCGGTAGTCATTACTGAAATGCCGAAGGATGAAGCGCTGAAATTGGGAGCTATGGCACTTTTTGGCGAAAAATACGGGGATTTCGTTAGGGTAGTCGTAATGGATCATAACTACTCCGTTGAATTATGCGGCGGTACGCATGTTGGACATACCGGCGAACTCGGCATGTTTAAATTTACCGGGGAAAGCGCCGTGGCGGCAGGTGTAAGAAGGGTAGAGGCAGTAACGGGAGAAGTGGCCGAACATTATATCAACAGCCAACTACAACACGTAAAAGACGTAAAGATTTTGCTTAAAAATCCGAAAGACCTGGTGAAAACCGTTGAACAATTGGTAGCCGACAAAGCAAAATTGGAGAAAGAGCTTGCTGTATTGGAACAGCAACAATTGCAACAGGTTGCTGCCAGCCTCGTCAATAAAGCAATACCTGTAAACGGGGTGAACTTCCTAGGGGCAAATATTGATGTAAACAGCGGGGATGCTTTAAAGCAAGTAGCTTTTTCATTAAAACCTTTGTTGGAAAATTACCTGGTTGTTTTAACGGCAACGGTAGGGAATAAGGCACAAGTTGCCATATTGATAGATGAAAAGGTTTCTGAATCCAAGCAATTAGAAGCAAACAAAATTATCAAGGAACACATCAGTAGCCTGATTAAAGGTGGTGGTGGTGGACAGAAAACCCTCGCAACCGCGGGAGGACAAGATAGCAGCCAACTGGATGCCGTGATCGAAAAGGTAAAATCATTGTTGTAA
- a CDS encoding winged helix-turn-helix domain-containing protein: MNPIGNLNKIFESRIRLGVMSMLMVNEDVNFNDLKQMLEVTDGNLASHLTTLESNGYIKVHKGFIGRKTNTTYSITKIGEKAFKSHLAALEDMIKFNK; this comes from the coding sequence ATGAATCCGATCGGTAATCTGAATAAAATTTTTGAAAGTCGCATTCGCCTCGGCGTCATGAGTATGCTGATGGTTAATGAGGACGTCAACTTCAATGACCTCAAACAGATGCTTGAGGTCACCGATGGTAACCTCGCTTCGCATTTAACCACGCTGGAATCTAACGGTTATATCAAGGTACACAAAGGTTTTATCGGGCGCAAAACAAATACAACCTATTCAATTACTAAAATAGGGGAGAAAGCCTTTAAAAGTCATCTCGCTGCCCTGGAAGATATGATCAAATTCAATAAGTAA
- a CDS encoding mechanosensitive ion channel family protein produces the protein MPTFFDQTFFGNTVRDYTALAIAIGLVVLVKRYLSKAIVAVCFNLIKHWVPRIERKHFIDLFMRPLEYFLVLVTFIIATNHLKFPAQLDFTVYKKVNTVVVGGASKDIVTVVSLHTILDTLIAIVLTFSVTWILLRLIDFIAMVLRTKGELTRDKTDMQFVIFFRDFFKAIFIVIGFIVVIRILFGDGLVEKLVAGLGIGAAAMALAAKESIENLIGSFIIFFDKPFHVGDTVKVDSFQGTVEKIGLRSTRIRTLDKTFVTVPNKKMVDSVLDNLSLRTQFRANIRLEIAQAAQPGNLKPFLQDLQQYLSGKDGVEQNYTVNFNDFDKDGYIIQVVYFTNNLNAGDYNQLREDVNMEISRLMDQYQLQLAAKASAG, from the coding sequence ATGCCTACATTCTTTGATCAAACTTTTTTCGGCAATACCGTTCGGGATTACACGGCATTAGCCATAGCGATAGGCTTGGTGGTTTTGGTAAAACGTTATTTGTCTAAGGCTATTGTTGCCGTATGTTTTAACCTCATAAAGCATTGGGTTCCCAGGATTGAACGGAAGCATTTCATCGACCTGTTCATGCGGCCCTTGGAGTACTTCCTGGTGTTGGTTACATTTATCATTGCCACAAATCATTTGAAATTCCCTGCCCAACTGGATTTTACGGTATATAAAAAGGTAAATACCGTAGTTGTAGGCGGAGCTTCTAAAGATATCGTTACCGTCGTATCACTTCATACTATCTTGGATACGCTGATCGCTATCGTGTTGACTTTCAGTGTTACCTGGATATTATTACGCTTGATAGATTTTATCGCGATGGTATTACGCACGAAGGGAGAACTTACCCGCGATAAAACCGATATGCAATTCGTGATTTTCTTCCGGGATTTTTTTAAGGCCATCTTTATCGTAATCGGTTTTATAGTGGTTATCAGGATATTATTTGGGGATGGATTGGTCGAAAAATTAGTTGCGGGGCTAGGTATCGGTGCTGCGGCAATGGCTTTGGCAGCGAAGGAATCCATTGAAAACCTGATTGGATCATTCATCATATTTTTTGATAAGCCCTTTCATGTCGGGGATACGGTAAAAGTAGATAGCTTTCAGGGTACGGTGGAGAAAATAGGGTTGAGAAGCACGAGAATACGCACTTTGGATAAAACTTTCGTGACGGTTCCTAATAAAAAAATGGTAGACAGTGTCTTGGATAACCTTTCTTTACGCACACAATTCCGCGCCAATATCCGCTTGGAAATAGCCCAGGCGGCGCAACCGGGGAACCTGAAACCATTTTTACAAGACCTGCAACAATATTTATCAGGAAAGGATGGAGTAGAGCAGAACTATACGGTTAATTTCAATGATTTTGATAAAGACGGTTATATCATCCAGGTCGTTTATTTCACTAATAACCTTAATGCGGGCGATTATAACCAGTTAAGGGAAGATGTAAATATGGAAATAAGTCGCCTGATGGATCAATATCAATTACAATTAGCTGCGAAGGCTTCTGCTGGTTAG